In Halovulum dunhuangense, one genomic interval encodes:
- the tmk gene encoding dTMP kinase yields the protein MAARRGLFISLEGIDGSGKSTQARLLAARLRAAGHDAVLTREPGGSPGAEEIRRLLVEGDPARWSPETEILLFTAARRDHLERTIEPALAEGRIVVSDRFADSTRVYQGTARADLRAVVDQLHRLMIGREPDLTLIIDMDPDAALARGLARKSGEDRFEDMGADFQARLAAGFRALAAAQPGRCALIDGTGTPEDVAARVWARAERTLP from the coding sequence ATGGCGGCCCGGCGCGGCCTGTTCATAAGTCTCGAAGGCATCGACGGCTCGGGCAAGTCCACCCAGGCCCGCCTGCTGGCCGCCCGCCTTCGGGCCGCGGGCCATGACGCGGTGCTCACGCGCGAGCCCGGCGGATCCCCCGGCGCCGAGGAAATCCGCCGCCTGCTGGTCGAAGGCGATCCCGCCCGCTGGTCGCCCGAAACCGAGATCCTGCTCTTCACCGCCGCGCGCCGCGACCACCTGGAACGCACCATAGAGCCGGCGCTCGCCGAGGGGCGGATCGTCGTCTCGGACCGCTTCGCCGACAGCACCCGCGTCTACCAGGGCACCGCGCGGGCCGATCTGCGCGCCGTGGTGGACCAGTTGCACCGCCTGATGATCGGACGCGAGCCCGACCTGACGCTGATCATCGACATGGACCCCGACGCGGCCCTTGCCCGCGGCCTTGCCCGCAAGTCCGGCGAGGACCGGTTCGAGGACATGGGCGCCGATTTCCAGGCCCGGCTTGCGGCAGGCTTCCGCGCGCTGGCCGCAGCGCAGCCCGGCCGCTGCGCCCTGATCGACGGCACCGGCACGCCCGAGGACGTGGCCGCCCGCGTCTGGGCCCGGGCAGAACGGACCCTGCCATGA
- a CDS encoding D-alanyl-D-alanine carboxypeptidase family protein, translating into MTRPARAIATALALLLSTTAAHALDTSARAALVIDHDTGTVLLSKNADTPMPPASMSKLMTLYMLFEALQDGRLALDDTFRVSERAWRMGGSKMFVNVGDEITVENLIRGIIIHSGNDACVVVAEGLAGSEEAFSQRMTVRARELGMLDSVFANSTGWPHPDHRMSARDLVTLATLLIREFPQYYPYFAETEFTWEGITQSNRNPLLGLGIGADGLKTGHTQEAGYGLVASGERDGRRVTLMVTGLDSEQARLTETERLMNWAFREFAVQELYGPDVPITNARVWLGAEREVPLVSKTGITAIVPWAAQNDIRAWVEYQGPLEAPVAAGQTVAELVLAVPEIGETRYPLQAMAPVPEAGFLRKVEAAATILFDKARTAAIGGDS; encoded by the coding sequence ATGACAAGACCCGCCCGCGCCATCGCCACGGCCCTCGCGCTGCTGCTGTCGACCACGGCCGCGCACGCGCTCGACACCTCGGCCCGCGCGGCACTGGTGATCGACCACGACACCGGCACCGTGCTTCTGTCGAAGAACGCCGACACGCCGATGCCGCCCGCATCCATGTCGAAGCTGATGACGCTCTACATGCTGTTCGAGGCGCTGCAGGACGGCCGCCTCGCGCTTGACGACACCTTCCGCGTCTCGGAACGGGCCTGGCGGATGGGCGGGTCAAAGATGTTCGTGAATGTCGGCGACGAGATCACCGTCGAGAACCTGATCCGCGGCATCATCATCCATTCCGGCAACGACGCCTGCGTCGTGGTGGCCGAGGGGCTCGCCGGCTCGGAAGAGGCGTTTTCCCAGCGCATGACCGTGCGCGCGCGCGAGCTCGGGATGCTCGACTCGGTCTTCGCCAATTCGACCGGCTGGCCGCATCCCGACCACCGGATGAGCGCCAGGGACCTTGTCACGCTGGCCACGCTGCTGATCCGCGAATTCCCCCAGTACTACCCCTATTTCGCCGAGACGGAATTCACCTGGGAGGGGATCACCCAGTCGAACCGCAACCCGCTGCTGGGCCTGGGCATCGGGGCAGACGGCCTCAAGACCGGCCATACCCAGGAAGCGGGCTACGGCCTCGTCGCCTCGGGCGAACGCGACGGGCGTCGGGTCACGCTGATGGTCACCGGGCTCGACAGCGAACAGGCCCGCCTGACAGAGACGGAGCGCCTGATGAACTGGGCCTTCCGCGAATTCGCCGTGCAGGAACTGTACGGCCCCGACGTGCCGATCACCAATGCCCGCGTCTGGCTGGGGGCCGAGCGCGAGGTGCCGCTCGTGTCCAAGACCGGGATCACCGCCATCGTGCCCTGGGCCGCGCAGAACGACATCCGCGCCTGGGTGGAATACCAGGGCCCGCTCGAGGCGCCCGTCGCCGCCGGGCAGACCGTGGCGGAACTCGTGCTGGCCGTGCCCGAGATCGGCGAGACGCGCTACCCGCTTCAGGCCATGGCGCCGGTCCCCGAGGCGGGCTTCCTGCGAAAGGTCGAGGCAGCCGCCACGATCCTCTTCGACAAGGCGCGGACCGCAGCCATCGGCGGCGACAGCTGA
- a CDS encoding SPOR domain-containing protein encodes MALGRASAAAMALALLGACAEMPGAAATGSGSDGPGILRIEEREVERPDIYELEARGLWDGRFSLGGRWVAVTDQVDAERVRIVNLANGRAIEGGLFRREVNLPGPPLMVSMDAAEALGMQAGTPVEMRVVALRTETVEIPAPPPAAPAATPAGEPPEAAAETPAEAAADGAIATTALAAIEAADADAGAPPPPAQPAAPASGRRLQVASGSNQEGADAVLRRLRGAEIPAEIRTAQAADGTAIYRVVAGPFPDADAYDAALARIRELGYADAFAVR; translated from the coding sequence ATGGCATTGGGCCGTGCTTCGGCCGCGGCGATGGCGCTGGCCCTGCTCGGCGCCTGCGCCGAGATGCCTGGCGCTGCCGCCACCGGCAGCGGCAGCGACGGACCCGGCATCCTGCGCATCGAGGAACGCGAGGTCGAGCGCCCCGACATCTATGAGCTCGAGGCGCGCGGCCTGTGGGACGGGCGTTTCTCGCTGGGCGGACGCTGGGTCGCGGTGACCGACCAGGTCGATGCGGAACGCGTGCGGATCGTGAACCTTGCCAATGGCCGCGCGATCGAGGGCGGGCTCTTCCGGCGCGAGGTCAACCTGCCCGGACCGCCGCTGATGGTGTCGATGGACGCGGCAGAGGCGCTCGGGATGCAGGCCGGCACCCCCGTCGAGATGCGCGTCGTGGCGCTCAGGACCGAGACGGTCGAGATCCCCGCCCCGCCGCCGGCCGCCCCCGCGGCCACGCCTGCCGGGGAACCCCCGGAAGCCGCCGCGGAAACCCCCGCCGAAGCCGCCGCCGACGGTGCCATCGCGACCACGGCACTGGCGGCGATCGAGGCGGCCGACGCCGACGCCGGGGCACCGCCGCCCCCCGCACAGCCCGCGGCCCCCGCCTCGGGCCGCCGGCTTCAGGTCGCCAGCGGCAGCAACCAGGAAGGCGCCGACGCCGTTCTACGCCGCCTGCGCGGGGCCGAGATCCCGGCCGAGATCCGCACCGCCCAGGCTGCCGATGGAACCGCGATCTACCGCGTCGTGGCCGGCCCTTTCCCCGACGCCGACGCCTATGACGCCGCGCTCGCCCGCATCCGCGAACTGGGCTACGCCGACGCCTTCGCGGTGCGCTGA
- a CDS encoding ankyrin repeat domain-containing protein, protein MSGASDAPPIPKPGEIAHFLIRTFGHVDDQNEAALKKRLQEWKNGQLVPFAELRALIEEHTRTFREHASASARANELLDEGFEIYRQLVLEHDCGNLPSEAVRREVLDPLALVIFLRLGGPLLKPLGLAPSDIISKPHAAIPTILDACRKGRSWRELAEDLGRNTPSVPQSENWERRLRDWRNGREPAMSALLALMASRHRALGAALVFVRAYKRYCSLSGIDPALHRSRFLSLEISPQTALDRLKIEDYPDLHDVPEDVAQDLIVLRNLVDVERPKQEGDAAEAKRLIERLKARLHGRPELAGLGFTFGRHALQIGDLATAANDFESACERFAFRSGPLLTRPLADLMIVASYLGDKRRLGRWQGWCEALGVKTDLRRPKLLLHRNIRHFYPEGNPVPRLEPHEYGLIQLRSWASRSPDMRHPDREVKGYGTSPKPQLSIFANCDDPEKVKALLERGADPNKLDAQGGSPLLNALLGGSDACFHLLLPVTDKATLNARTIDGHNLLSEPISQLRPDWVRALLEAGVHVDLRCWLDSTPLYQAVGKFKENWAEAIASDPVAMENSARLMPPAFRVSGSPFLPDHVAAQQARRSDRPDRHWLIAERLEQHLRGQEEVRRSIVTTLLDYGSDVNAVVGEAGFTPFLFAAEIGNPWLLWQLLEHDADVGSRLKNGMTAYHILHARGHASLATELMARVSAMDRLALRDR, encoded by the coding sequence ATGAGCGGGGCATCTGACGCGCCCCCCATCCCGAAGCCCGGCGAAATCGCGCATTTCCTGATCCGGACTTTCGGGCATGTGGACGACCAGAACGAGGCCGCGCTGAAGAAGCGGCTCCAGGAATGGAAAAACGGGCAGCTTGTGCCTTTTGCCGAACTGCGTGCGCTCATCGAGGAACACACACGGACGTTTCGCGAACACGCATCTGCCTCGGCACGGGCGAACGAACTGTTGGACGAGGGCTTCGAGATCTACCGCCAACTCGTTCTGGAGCACGATTGCGGCAACCTGCCGTCAGAGGCGGTTCGACGGGAGGTACTGGATCCGCTGGCCCTCGTCATATTCCTCCGCCTGGGAGGGCCGCTCCTGAAGCCGCTTGGGCTGGCGCCATCGGACATTATCAGCAAACCCCACGCCGCGATCCCAACCATTCTGGACGCGTGCCGAAAAGGGCGCAGCTGGAGAGAGTTGGCCGAAGACCTCGGGAGGAACACGCCCAGCGTGCCGCAATCTGAAAATTGGGAGCGGCGTCTGCGCGACTGGAGGAATGGCAGGGAGCCTGCGATGTCGGCACTGCTGGCGCTAATGGCAAGCCGACACAGAGCGCTGGGTGCGGCGCTGGTCTTCGTGCGCGCCTATAAGCGGTATTGTTCCCTCTCGGGCATCGATCCCGCACTCCACCGGTCTCGGTTCCTTTCGCTCGAAATATCGCCGCAGACAGCGCTCGATCGCCTCAAGATCGAAGATTATCCGGACCTTCATGACGTTCCGGAGGACGTAGCCCAGGATTTGATAGTCCTCAGAAACCTGGTCGATGTGGAGCGCCCCAAACAGGAAGGAGATGCGGCTGAAGCGAAGCGGTTGATCGAGAGGTTGAAGGCTCGCCTTCATGGGCGACCGGAACTCGCAGGTCTCGGGTTCACTTTTGGCCGGCATGCATTGCAAATAGGCGATCTCGCAACGGCCGCTAACGATTTCGAGTCTGCCTGCGAGCGCTTCGCTTTCCGAAGTGGACCGTTGCTGACAAGGCCATTGGCCGACCTGATGATCGTTGCCTCTTATCTCGGCGACAAGCGCCGCCTGGGCCGATGGCAAGGGTGGTGCGAGGCGCTGGGCGTCAAGACCGATCTGCGGCGCCCCAAGCTCCTTCTGCACCGGAATATTCGACACTTCTATCCCGAGGGCAATCCCGTGCCGAGGCTGGAGCCCCATGAATATGGCCTCATCCAGCTGCGGAGTTGGGCCAGCCGCTCACCTGACATGCGGCACCCGGATCGGGAGGTGAAGGGATATGGCACGAGCCCGAAACCGCAGCTGTCCATCTTCGCGAATTGTGATGACCCTGAAAAAGTGAAGGCGCTTCTTGAACGAGGTGCCGATCCGAACAAGCTCGACGCGCAAGGCGGGTCGCCGTTGCTCAATGCTTTGCTGGGTGGAAGCGACGCCTGTTTTCATCTGCTCCTGCCCGTGACGGACAAGGCAACGCTGAACGCCCGCACGATAGACGGCCACAACCTCCTTTCGGAGCCTATCAGCCAGCTGCGCCCGGATTGGGTGCGCGCCTTGCTGGAAGCCGGTGTTCACGTCGATCTGCGCTGCTGGCTGGACAGCACGCCGCTTTATCAGGCGGTTGGGAAGTTCAAGGAGAACTGGGCTGAAGCGATTGCGTCTGATCCTGTAGCGATGGAAAACTCGGCCCGTTTGATGCCGCCGGCATTCCGGGTGTCAGGCTCACCGTTCCTGCCGGATCACGTCGCCGCGCAGCAGGCTCGTCGGAGCGACCGGCCTGACCGACACTGGCTGATCGCAGAGAGGCTTGAGCAGCACCTTCGTGGCCAGGAAGAGGTACGCCGAAGTATAGTCACGACATTGCTTGACTATGGGTCCGACGTGAATGCGGTCGTGGGTGAGGCCGGGTTTACGCCATTCCTCTTCGCCGCTGAGATCGGCAATCCATGGCTTCTCTGGCAGCTTCTCGAACACGATGCAGACGTTGGCTCACGCTTGAAGAACGGCATGACCGCCTACCACATCCTCCATGCCCGTGGTCACGCTTCGCTGGCCACTGAACTGATGGCGCGCGTTTCAGCGATGGATCGACTCGCCCTGCGTGATCGGTAG
- a CDS encoding DUF3320 domain-containing protein, with translation MQDQPRSTNLSGLLEDARRRLVETGTRNRLIHVNRSAKRANVLDIVEERSADVFELLKTQGRKMRFQPRDEEEEDQPEDEPLLLALADDAEDPEDREARYRDLLLETRLGPEALQRRLLRLFTDARTAEEEQGVNILYLAMGFLRWYESDSSDVMRESPLILVPVELVRDDRRATFNLRARDTEIVTNLPLQERLRADFGFELPEILDDENFSPESYFDELSDRIEGRARWSIDRDGMQLGFFSFSKLLMMRDLEPEHWPEDAFESHPVLTGLLDGGFERSTPLFGPQERLDPRLEPGHLLHVVPADASQTRVIEEVRAGRNLVVQGPPGTGKSQTIANIIAAAAHDGKRVLFVAEKMAALSVVHDRLRKVGLGDLCLEIHSRAANKRAFLDELARTLAAGAAIPEMPGPPDALREARDRLNGVADLLHQPVPGYGFTPFRAMAEIARFVGKDAPPPRLPREGLADLDDATRRKHSDRIAAYAELLARTGPRAEHPFFGVGATALQPTDIQRLEPDLARATDAVMTLRETATRIAESAGRPAPGNLEECATLHALLIAAGGRPDEARTAIGAVLAHAGDPRLGEALAAGSTWAAARDDAGATFTETAFGMDPAPLRARLVPGVGSFWSRHFGPYRGASRELATLLSGALPKSPADRLRLVDTLITVRGLRKTLAEEEGFLSSLLGPDWRGERTPFAALQAQVAWLTRLTGIAPIETPEALDRICAAADAAVEIAAALDAARAALAALEDRLALVWDGQSLAGIEARIIGMSDGIGRYGEWSRLSALSARLEADGLAPLLALLDEGVIEPENAVDEFLYASAEARWEAARAALPDLDGLAHLDRHALVETFRDLEEARMEETRRLVRSKHLAQLPTGASGQMGFLRGEMAKQRRHKPIRQIMRAAGQMVQRIKPVLLMSPISIAQYLPPGSTEFDLLLIDEASQVRPEDALGAIARCSQIVVVGDQKQLPPTSFFDRVAGSDEEDYGEDEEEIKTASATEMESVLTLCEARGLNPAMLEWHYRSRDPSLITVNNAEFYEHRLILPPSPVQNDPDYGLAFRRVPGVYSSRSRGGGRPGTNRIEAEAVARAVAKHARSRPDLSLGVVAFSKAQSDMLTEVLEIARREDEILDAFLREGRSEDVFVKNIENVQGDERDVILISVGYGPSEPNGRLASMSFGPVNGEGGERRLNVLFSRARTRCIVFCSFDPNDIDTSRTSRDGPRVLKRFLEFARSGQLAQPEASGAPADSPFEDDVASVIRNMGYPCDHQVGAAGFRIDLGVRHPDQPGRYILAVECDGSAYHSALWARERDRLRQDVLEGLGWRFHRVWSTDWFHRRHAEIDRLRTALEEAAQADGPHYTGANREGLQPVEETAETAPDLETVLPPPPELSAPAYEVSSFTVKASFEPHEAPPHLLSDLVTKIVQAEGPIHRDLIARRVAEAFGKSRTGRRIREASDRALASAMRSGGIVADREFAMTKAQQDDPPVRDRSEPNAPGTAGHLPPVEIRAAAARVVAESGDMPREELIVATARLLGFARVGAELRGVIDGALTRSP, from the coding sequence ATGCAAGATCAACCTCGCTCCACCAACCTCTCCGGTCTGCTCGAGGACGCCCGGCGCCGGCTCGTGGAAACGGGAACCAGAAACCGCCTCATCCATGTCAACCGCTCCGCGAAGCGCGCCAACGTGCTCGACATCGTGGAGGAGCGAAGCGCGGATGTTTTCGAGCTGCTGAAGACGCAAGGGAGAAAGATGCGTTTCCAGCCCCGCGATGAGGAAGAAGAGGATCAGCCCGAGGATGAGCCGCTTCTCCTAGCGTTGGCCGATGATGCGGAAGACCCTGAAGATCGCGAAGCCCGGTATCGGGATCTGCTGCTGGAGACCCGGCTCGGCCCCGAGGCTCTGCAGCGCCGCCTCCTGCGCCTTTTCACAGACGCACGAACCGCGGAGGAGGAGCAGGGCGTCAACATCCTCTACCTCGCGATGGGGTTCCTGCGCTGGTACGAGAGCGACAGCTCAGATGTGATGCGCGAGTCTCCCCTGATCCTGGTGCCCGTCGAACTCGTTCGGGATGACAGGCGTGCCACCTTCAACCTGCGCGCCCGCGATACCGAGATCGTCACCAACCTGCCTCTGCAGGAACGGCTGCGCGCGGATTTCGGGTTCGAGCTGCCGGAAATCCTCGATGACGAGAACTTCAGCCCCGAGTCCTATTTCGACGAGCTCTCCGACCGTATCGAAGGGCGCGCGCGATGGTCGATCGACCGGGACGGGATGCAGCTGGGCTTCTTCTCTTTCTCGAAGCTCCTGATGATGCGGGACCTGGAACCGGAGCATTGGCCCGAGGACGCCTTCGAGTCGCATCCGGTCCTGACCGGGCTGCTCGACGGCGGGTTCGAGCGGTCCACACCCCTCTTCGGCCCACAGGAACGGCTCGACCCGCGGCTGGAACCCGGTCACCTTCTGCACGTCGTTCCCGCGGACGCCTCGCAGACCCGCGTGATCGAAGAGGTGCGCGCCGGTCGCAATCTCGTCGTGCAGGGACCGCCCGGCACGGGCAAGTCCCAGACGATCGCGAACATCATCGCCGCGGCAGCCCATGACGGAAAACGGGTCCTCTTCGTGGCAGAGAAGATGGCCGCGCTCTCGGTCGTGCATGACCGCCTGCGCAAGGTGGGGCTCGGGGATCTCTGCCTCGAGATCCACTCGCGCGCCGCCAACAAGCGGGCATTTCTGGACGAGCTGGCGCGCACGCTGGCGGCCGGGGCGGCTATCCCCGAGATGCCCGGACCGCCAGACGCGCTGCGCGAAGCGCGTGATCGGCTGAACGGAGTGGCGGACCTGCTGCATCAGCCGGTTCCGGGCTACGGGTTCACCCCGTTCCGCGCGATGGCCGAGATCGCCCGTTTCGTCGGCAAAGACGCGCCCCCGCCACGGCTCCCACGCGAGGGGTTGGCCGACTTGGACGATGCGACGCGCCGCAAACACTCAGACCGGATCGCGGCCTATGCGGAGCTGCTGGCCCGGACCGGCCCGCGCGCCGAGCACCCGTTCTTCGGGGTCGGGGCTACCGCGCTGCAGCCCACGGACATCCAGCGGCTTGAACCCGATCTGGCGCGCGCGACCGATGCAGTCATGACCCTGCGCGAGACGGCGACCCGAATCGCGGAGTCAGCCGGAAGACCTGCACCGGGAAATCTAGAGGAATGTGCGACCCTCCATGCGCTCCTGATCGCGGCTGGAGGCCGACCTGATGAGGCCCGCACGGCAATCGGCGCGGTTCTGGCCCATGCCGGAGACCCGCGGCTCGGCGAGGCCCTTGCGGCCGGGTCTACTTGGGCCGCAGCGCGCGACGACGCCGGCGCGACCTTCACCGAGACCGCCTTCGGAATGGACCCGGCACCGCTCAGGGCACGACTCGTACCCGGGGTCGGCTCCTTCTGGTCCCGTCATTTCGGACCCTATCGCGGGGCGAGCCGGGAGCTTGCGACCCTGCTGTCCGGGGCCCTGCCGAAATCGCCCGCCGACCGGTTGAGGCTCGTCGACACGCTGATCACCGTCCGGGGCCTCCGAAAGACTCTCGCTGAGGAGGAAGGGTTCCTTTCTTCCCTGCTTGGGCCGGACTGGCGCGGGGAGCGCACCCCTTTCGCGGCGTTGCAGGCGCAGGTCGCCTGGCTCACCCGCCTCACCGGGATCGCTCCGATAGAAACACCAGAGGCGCTGGACCGGATCTGCGCGGCGGCCGACGCCGCTGTGGAGATCGCGGCCGCGCTGGACGCAGCACGGGCGGCGCTTGCGGCGCTCGAGGACCGGCTTGCCCTCGTCTGGGACGGACAGTCCCTCGCAGGGATCGAAGCCCGGATCATCGGCATGAGCGATGGGATAGGCCGCTACGGGGAATGGTCGCGCCTCTCCGCCCTGTCGGCCCGACTCGAAGCGGACGGTCTCGCCCCACTGCTAGCCCTTCTTGATGAGGGAGTGATCGAACCGGAAAACGCGGTGGATGAGTTCCTGTATGCCAGCGCCGAGGCCCGTTGGGAAGCTGCGCGCGCTGCCCTGCCGGATCTCGACGGGCTGGCCCATCTCGACCGGCACGCGCTCGTGGAGACCTTCCGCGACCTCGAGGAGGCCCGGATGGAGGAGACGCGGCGGCTCGTGCGCTCCAAGCACCTTGCCCAGCTGCCCACGGGGGCGTCGGGGCAAATGGGGTTCCTGCGCGGCGAGATGGCCAAGCAACGCCGTCACAAACCGATCCGGCAGATCATGCGCGCGGCGGGCCAGATGGTGCAGCGGATCAAGCCGGTCCTGCTGATGAGCCCGATCTCCATCGCACAATACTTGCCGCCGGGCTCGACAGAGTTCGACCTGCTGCTGATCGACGAGGCCAGCCAGGTCCGGCCTGAAGACGCACTCGGCGCGATTGCACGCTGCAGCCAGATCGTCGTGGTGGGGGACCAGAAACAGCTCCCACCCACCAGCTTCTTCGACCGGGTCGCGGGCTCTGACGAGGAGGACTACGGGGAAGACGAGGAGGAGATCAAAACCGCCTCTGCCACCGAAATGGAAAGCGTGTTGACGCTCTGCGAGGCGCGCGGGCTGAACCCGGCCATGCTGGAATGGCATTATCGGTCCCGCGACCCATCGCTGATCACCGTGAACAACGCGGAGTTCTACGAGCACCGGCTGATCCTTCCCCCGTCGCCGGTCCAGAACGATCCCGATTACGGGCTCGCGTTCCGCCGGGTGCCCGGCGTCTATTCCAGCCGCTCTCGCGGCGGTGGACGCCCCGGCACGAACCGGATCGAGGCCGAGGCGGTGGCCCGCGCCGTGGCCAAGCACGCCCGGAGCCGTCCAGACCTGTCCCTGGGCGTCGTCGCCTTCTCCAAGGCGCAATCCGACATGCTGACGGAGGTCCTCGAGATCGCCCGACGCGAGGACGAGATCCTCGACGCCTTCCTGCGCGAGGGACGTTCTGAGGACGTCTTCGTGAAGAACATCGAGAACGTGCAGGGCGACGAGCGCGACGTGATCCTTATCTCGGTCGGCTACGGACCCAGCGAGCCGAACGGCCGGCTCGCCTCAATGTCCTTCGGGCCGGTGAACGGCGAGGGTGGCGAGCGGAGGCTCAACGTGCTCTTCTCCCGCGCAAGGACCCGTTGCATCGTCTTTTGCTCGTTCGACCCGAACGACATCGACACATCCAGGACCAGCCGTGACGGGCCGCGGGTGCTCAAGCGGTTCCTCGAGTTCGCCCGCTCCGGCCAACTCGCGCAACCGGAAGCGAGCGGTGCGCCGGCTGACAGCCCGTTCGAAGATGACGTCGCCAGCGTGATCCGAAACATGGGCTACCCCTGCGATCACCAGGTTGGTGCGGCGGGGTTCCGGATCGACCTCGGGGTCCGGCACCCCGATCAGCCCGGCCGTTACATCCTCGCTGTCGAGTGCGACGGGTCCGCCTACCATTCGGCGCTTTGGGCGCGGGAGCGCGACCGGCTTCGCCAAGACGTGCTCGAGGGGCTTGGCTGGAGGTTCCACCGGGTCTGGAGTACGGACTGGTTCCATCGACGCCACGCAGAGATCGACCGCCTTCGAACCGCGCTCGAGGAGGCCGCACAGGCCGATGGGCCCCATTACACGGGCGCAAACCGGGAGGGATTGCAGCCCGTTGAGGAAACGGCCGAGACTGCTCCGGACTTGGAAACCGTGCTGCCCCCGCCACCCGAGTTGTCCGCGCCCGCCTACGAAGTCTCCAGCTTCACCGTAAAAGCGAGCTTCGAGCCGCATGAGGCGCCGCCACATCTGCTCTCGGACCTTGTGACGAAGATCGTTCAGGCCGAGGGCCCGATCCACCGCGACTTGATCGCGCGCAGGGTAGCCGAAGCGTTCGGGAAGAGCCGGACCGGAAGGCGCATTCGTGAGGCGTCGGACCGAGCGCTCGCGAGCGCCATGCGTTCGGGCGGGATCGTCGCGGACAGGGAGTTCGCGATGACCAAGGCACAGCAGGATGACCCGCCTGTGCGCGACCGGTCCGAGCCCAACGCACCAGGAACGGCGGGGCACCTGCCGCCGGTCGAGATACGTGCGGCCGCTGCCCGGGTGGTCGCCGAGAGCGGGGATATGCCCCGGGAAGAGTTGATCGTCGCAACCGCCCGGCTCCTCGGCTTCGCTCGAGTAGGAGCGGAACTGCGCGGGGTGATCGACGGAGCGCTCACTAGATCGCCATAG